A stretch of the Staphylococcus sp. NRL 16/872 genome encodes the following:
- a CDS encoding N-acetylmuramoyl-L-alanine amidase: MLMTKKQAEKWLDNSEGKQYNPDLSYGFQCYDYTNAFFMAVTGERLYGLFAKDIPFDNANTIKKYGKSIKNYDSFLPQKLDIAVFPGKYGGGAGHVAMVTRATLTQFEVLEQNWLGQGWTNGVVSPGWGPEKVTRRWHYYDDPMYFIRLDFPTKISAGTKAKQIIKNRQASKKTKSKKIMIVAGHGYSDPGAVGNGTNERDFIRKNITPQVAKYLRQAGHEVALYGGSKQSQDMYQDTAYGVRVGNKKDYGMYWVNKQKYDLIAEFHLDAAGASASGGHVIISSAFNADSIDKGIQDVIKNNLGQIRGITKRNDLLNANVSAEINMNYRLTELGFITNASDMNWIKKNSDKYSKLIAGAIHGKPIGGVVASKQKATHKKDDVVAVPKGYKLNDKGVPYKKEKGRYTVSTVKGNNVRTAHNTKAKITGVLKNGESIIYDGAFAVNGYRWITYLNRDLKRRYIATGEIDKNGNRTSSYGKFSKI, translated from the coding sequence ATGTTAATGACAAAAAAACAAGCAGAAAAATGGCTTGATAACTCGGAAGGTAAGCAATACAACCCAGATTTAAGTTATGGTTTCCAATGCTACGATTATACAAATGCCTTTTTTATGGCTGTCACAGGCGAAAGGTTATATGGTTTGTTCGCTAAAGACATCCCATTTGATAATGCAAACACAATTAAAAAGTACGGTAAATCAATCAAAAACTACGATAGTTTCTTACCACAAAAATTAGACATAGCAGTATTCCCTGGAAAATATGGTGGTGGCGCTGGTCACGTTGCAATGGTAACAAGAGCAACACTTACACAGTTTGAAGTACTCGAACAGAATTGGTTGGGGCAAGGTTGGACTAATGGCGTAGTAAGTCCTGGTTGGGGACCAGAAAAGGTTACAAGACGTTGGCATTACTATGACGACCCTATGTATTTCATTCGTTTAGATTTTCCTACAAAAATTAGTGCAGGAACTAAAGCGAAACAAATTATTAAAAATAGACAAGCTAGCAAAAAAACAAAGTCCAAAAAAATTATGATTGTGGCCGGTCACGGCTATAGCGACCCTGGTGCAGTAGGTAATGGAACAAATGAACGTGATTTCATTCGTAAAAACATCACACCACAAGTTGCTAAATACCTACGCCAAGCAGGTCATGAAGTAGCATTATATGGTGGTAGTAAACAGTCACAGGATATGTATCAAGATACGGCTTATGGTGTACGTGTAGGCAATAAAAAAGATTACGGTATGTATTGGGTTAACAAACAAAAATACGATTTAATTGCAGAGTTCCATTTAGATGCAGCAGGTGCTAGTGCAAGTGGTGGTCATGTAATCATATCTAGTGCTTTTAATGCAGATAGTATAGATAAAGGGATACAAGATGTGATTAAAAACAACTTAGGTCAAATTAGGGGTATTACTAAACGTAATGATCTACTCAATGCAAATGTTTCGGCAGAGATTAACATGAATTATAGATTAACGGAATTAGGCTTTATCACTAACGCGTCTGATATGAATTGGATTAAAAAGAACAGTGATAAATATTCAAAACTGATTGCAGGTGCTATTCATGGTAAGCCAATTGGTGGTGTGGTTGCTAGTAAGCAAAAAGCTACTCACAAAAAAGATGATGTTGTAGCAGTGCCTAAAGGATATAAACTAAATGATAAAGGCGTTCCATATAAAAAAGAAAAAGGACGCTACACCGTATCAACTGTTAAAGGGAATAATGTAAGAACTGCCCACAATACAAAAGCTAAAATCACAGGTGTATTAAAAAATGGCGAAAGCATTATTTATGACGGTGCTTTTGCAGTTAATGGTTATCGTTGGATAACTTACTTAAATAGAGATTTAAAACGTCGATATATTGCAACAGGCGAAATTGATAAAAATGGTAATAGAACAAGTAGTTATGGGAAGTTTTCGAAAATTTAA
- a CDS encoding phage holin yields MEPKVIARYVVLFLALVNQFLANKGISPIPVDEETISSIILTGVALYTTYKDNPTTKEGKWANQKLKKYKAEKKYRKATGQAPVKNEDIQPTNLDELG; encoded by the coding sequence ATGGAACCTAAAGTAATAGCAAGATACGTAGTATTATTTTTAGCATTAGTAAACCAATTTTTAGCAAATAAAGGTATATCGCCTATCCCGGTTGATGAAGAAACAATATCATCAATTATCTTAACGGGTGTGGCTTTATATACAACATACAAAGATAACCCAACTACTAAAGAAGGTAAGTGGGCAAATCAAAAATTAAAGAAATACAAAGCAGAAAAGAAATATCGCAAAGCAACAGGACAAGCGCCAGTTAAGAATGAAGATATACAACCTACAAATTTAGATGAGTTGGGTTAG
- a CDS encoding phage tail protein, with protein MAETYIRSLYENIYVEDESVGKGYYSTTGAWTSDSNFFTTKTKRTDYLVGGYLLVQNASNTTFFMTFWDRLGQFIETKKLNISNGKYFFTSIPSNANDVSFSFHTSQIGIEINKIGKTYTLDAEIKHSQELNGDETIEFDIHYTRNNAVFLQDQPDLNMWLVEFENKEYVIINHTKQGQGDYYYATCTAILYALFKLNTDRIYDRIDASLTTIEGFNVVFDKTPFNYVIVDPAKAEQFEGLGEGMSRLEVLKTLIERWGYELKIVGNVFYFYAQIGNDTNFEYRYKINASDIEQSSDASELYTYARGYGDYDNKEDEDKTTTKSKKVKVVEDNDNEKPVNQKAKLKREYLSPLAKILGKLHAPPIMDGTITLKETMDKKLRDLVEKSLILSFTAKIVDMKERGYDYQNSELGDRVFLVDERINIDREIRIIKIDRDLDANGKLIGMEITFGTANLTDKYEAKFNTAVKDFTDVVQGKKALPFNALAPIAQSMANKINATSSEIIYDANGQHFVEKGNKNHLMTLNSSGLLLSTDGGQTAKTAITAEGIVADTITTGSILTSLVNIVGRNALMYMDGDQFIAKSNDDKRKTVISPSGISITRPDGATWVENGMFKSAMDIQMAMPQPLSSGVEIKGSYYVTANTTKSYVEEYFFQHKARYLHVLGRAKMNHLTSTKYGGKVYIENPSESDGTVIGNQGVSSKEIIKDDNAGELIDIMVDLGVPDYGYKHFYILIKSENKNSEIYFRRSLIELKD; from the coding sequence ATGGCAGAAACTTATATTAGAAGTCTTTATGAGAATATTTATGTTGAAGATGAAAGTGTTGGTAAAGGGTATTATTCTACCACTGGAGCATGGACATCAGATTCAAATTTTTTCACAACTAAAACTAAAAGAACAGATTATTTAGTAGGTGGTTATTTGCTTGTGCAAAACGCAAGTAATACCACATTTTTTATGACTTTTTGGGATAGACTAGGTCAGTTTATTGAAACTAAAAAGCTTAACATTTCAAATGGTAAATACTTTTTCACTAGTATTCCTAGTAATGCAAATGACGTGTCTTTTTCATTTCATACTTCTCAAATAGGTATTGAAATAAATAAGATTGGTAAAACATACACTTTAGACGCAGAGATAAAGCATTCGCAAGAGCTTAACGGTGATGAAACTATTGAATTTGACATCCATTACACTAGAAATAACGCTGTATTTTTACAAGACCAACCTGACTTGAATATGTGGTTAGTAGAATTCGAAAATAAAGAATATGTAATTATTAATCACACCAAACAAGGACAAGGTGATTATTATTATGCAACATGTACAGCTATTTTATATGCATTATTTAAACTAAATACAGATCGTATATATGACAGAATTGATGCTAGTTTAACCACTATTGAAGGATTTAACGTTGTTTTTGACAAAACACCTTTCAATTACGTAATAGTAGATCCTGCAAAAGCAGAACAATTTGAAGGTCTTGGTGAAGGGATGTCTCGGTTAGAAGTTCTTAAAACACTAATCGAGCGTTGGGGTTACGAACTAAAAATTGTAGGTAATGTGTTTTATTTTTATGCACAAATTGGTAATGATACTAACTTTGAATATAGATATAAAATAAATGCTAGTGATATCGAACAATCTAGTGACGCTAGTGAATTATACACCTATGCTCGCGGATATGGAGATTATGACAATAAAGAAGATGAAGATAAAACTACAACTAAATCAAAAAAAGTGAAAGTTGTTGAAGATAATGATAATGAAAAACCTGTAAACCAAAAGGCTAAATTAAAGCGTGAGTATTTATCGCCACTAGCTAAAATTTTGGGTAAATTACATGCTCCTCCGATCATGGATGGAACTATAACTTTAAAAGAAACTATGGATAAAAAGTTAAGAGACTTAGTTGAAAAAAGTTTAATTTTATCATTTACAGCCAAGATTGTAGATATGAAGGAAAGAGGATATGATTATCAAAATTCCGAACTAGGAGATAGAGTGTTTTTAGTTGATGAACGAATTAATATTGATAGAGAAATACGTATTATAAAAATTGATAGAGATTTAGATGCTAACGGTAAACTGATTGGGATGGAAATAACATTTGGAACAGCTAACCTAACCGATAAATATGAAGCTAAATTTAATACAGCTGTTAAAGATTTTACAGATGTCGTACAAGGTAAAAAAGCGTTACCTTTTAATGCCTTAGCACCTATTGCTCAATCAATGGCCAATAAAATTAACGCTACTTCAAGTGAGATTATATATGATGCGAATGGTCAACATTTTGTAGAAAAAGGTAACAAAAATCATTTAATGACTTTAAATAGTAGTGGTCTATTACTTTCTACTGATGGTGGGCAAACAGCTAAAACTGCAATTACTGCAGAAGGTATTGTCGCAGATACGATAACTACGGGTTCTATTCTAACATCTTTAGTAAATATTGTAGGTCGTAACGCTTTAATGTATATGGATGGTGATCAATTTATCGCTAAAAGTAATGATGATAAGCGTAAAACAGTAATATCCCCAAGTGGCATATCAATCACACGACCAGACGGCGCTACATGGGTTGAGAATGGTATGTTTAAATCAGCTATGGATATTCAAATGGCAATGCCCCAACCTTTATCTAGTGGCGTAGAAATAAAAGGTAGTTACTACGTTACTGCAAACACAACTAAATCTTATGTAGAAGAGTACTTTTTCCAACATAAAGCACGATATTTACATGTATTAGGTCGTGCAAAAATGAACCATTTAACTAGCACCAAATATGGCGGAAAAGTCTATATTGAAAACCCTAGTGAAAGCGATGGTACGGTTATTGGTAATCAAGGAGTTTCATCTAAAGAAATCATTAAAGATGATAACGCAGGTGAGTTAATAGACATCATGGTTGATTTAGGGGTTCCTGATTATGGTTATAAACACTTTTATATATTGATAAAAAGTGAGAATAAAAATTCTGAAATTTATTTTAGACGTTCATTGATTGAATTAAAAGATTAG
- a CDS encoding phage tail domain-containing protein: MGFTIYSPNFEAIKFPVGVLPLDFFISSTEKERIEVDVTGIPGGVDYGFNYKTREGTLTFWLEHYYGEFDYMLLESEIMNFLDSTPYFYVSRNEVPSRVIKISIDTSYKIERIENSKWAQLEVPVKVLGLPFWRTVYTTQDIQKLGYDAINEKFGLADGINLDFLSYTPTTNSFSIWNGGHLKIDPRHFDLSIRLLNATSKGNVTIENLTTGEKFIFYRQFENTHLNIFGSQVLLGNTNWLRESNRKFISLVPGENKIKVSNVEHQGVSFDFPYYFK, from the coding sequence ATGGGGTTTACTATATATAGCCCTAACTTTGAAGCCATAAAATTTCCAGTGGGCGTTCTGCCACTGGATTTTTTTATAAGTTCTACTGAAAAAGAAAGAATTGAAGTTGACGTTACTGGTATTCCAGGTGGAGTTGATTATGGTTTCAATTACAAAACAAGAGAAGGTACTTTAACTTTTTGGTTAGAACATTATTATGGTGAGTTTGATTATATGTTGCTAGAAAGTGAGATTATGAATTTTTTAGATAGCACTCCATACTTTTATGTTTCGAGAAATGAAGTGCCATCTAGAGTAATTAAAATTTCAATAGATACATCTTATAAAATAGAGAGAATTGAGAATTCTAAATGGGCTCAATTAGAAGTTCCAGTTAAAGTATTAGGGCTGCCGTTTTGGAGAACTGTATACACAACACAAGACATACAGAAACTTGGTTATGATGCTATAAATGAAAAGTTCGGGCTTGCAGATGGTATAAACTTAGATTTTCTATCATATACTCCGACTACAAATAGTTTTTCAATTTGGAATGGTGGGCATTTAAAGATTGATCCAAGACACTTCGATTTATCTATAAGGCTTTTAAATGCTACATCAAAAGGAAATGTAACCATCGAAAATTTAACAACCGGAGAGAAGTTTATTTTTTACAGACAATTTGAAAATACACATTTAAACATATTCGGTTCCCAAGTTTTATTAGGAAATACTAATTGGTTAAGAGAAAGTAACCGTAAATTCATATCTCTTGTGCCTGGAGAAAACAAAATAAAAGTTAGTAATGTAGAACATCAAGGCGTTAGTTTTGATTTTCCATATTACTTCAAGTAA